The following are encoded together in the Brassica napus cultivar Da-Ae chromosome A9, Da-Ae, whole genome shotgun sequence genome:
- the LOC106350856 gene encoding LOW QUALITY PROTEIN: agamous-like MADS-box protein AGL63 (The sequence of the model RefSeq protein was modified relative to this genomic sequence to represent the inferred CDS: deleted 1 base in 1 codon) — protein MAGLVGSGSIKKLEDKVKRQVTFAKRKKLSLMKKARELSVLCDVPIGLIIFSQSDKLYFFSSQSTSMEKLIMRYQMQKEGHATSVDSFHPDHGSYCEETKESMMREIENLKMNLQFYGGGHNLNLLTYDDLLRFQLQLECSLQNARARKFELMHQLHQTLQENR, from the exons ATGGCGGGGTTGGTGGGATCTg GTAGTATAAAGAAGCTAGAGGATAAGGTAAAAAGACAAGTGACCTTCGCGAAGAGAAAGAAGTTAAGTCTGATGAAGAAGGCACGTGAACTCTCTGTTCTCTGTGATGTTCCTATTGGTCTCATCATCTTTTCCCAATCAGACAAGCTCTACTTTTTCTCCTCCCAGTCCACCAG CATGGAGAAGCTCATCATGAGATATCAAATG CAAAAAGAAGGTCATGCCACTTCAGTCGACAGTTTCCACCCT GACCACGGATCATATTGTGAGGAGACGAAGGAATCAATgatgagagagatagagaatcTTAAAATGAATCTTCAATTCTACGGAGGAGGACATAACTTGAACCTCTTAACCTACGACGATCTCCTTCGTTTTCAGCTCCAACTCGAATGTTCTCTCCAAAATGCTCGAGCTCGTAAG TTTGAGCTCATGCATCAGCTGCaccaaacactacaagaaaacaggtgA
- the BNAA09G25400D gene encoding uncharacterized protein BNAA09G25400D — MDLQPEELQFLTIPQLLQESISIKKRSPRTFYLITLSLIFPLSFAILAHSLFTQPLLAKLDSSDPPNSDRSRHDWTKLLIFQFSYLIFLFAFSLLSTAAVVFTVASLYTGKPVSFSSTISAIPKVFKRLLITFLWVALLMFAYNAVFFVFLVILFVALDMNSVGLAVIAGLLIAVLYFGVHVYFTALWHLGSVISVLEPVYGLAAMRKAYELLKGKVKMATGLVFVYLLLCALIGVTFGSIVVHGGGKYGTFTRTLVGGLLVGVLVVVNLVGLLVQSVFYYVCKSYHHQTIDKTALYDHLGGYLGDYVPLKSNIQLENLDI; from the coding sequence ATGGATCTCCAGCCAGAAGAGCTCCAGTTCTTGACGATTCCTCAACTCCTTCAAGAATCCATCTCAATCAAGAAACGATCTCCAAGAACCTTCTACCTCATCACCCTCTCCCTCATCTTCCCTCTCTCCTTCGCCATCCTCGCTCACTCCCTCTTCACCCAGCCGCTTCTCGCCAAGCTCGACTCCTCCGACCCTCCTAACTCGGATCGTTCACGTCACGACTGGACCAAGCTCCTGATCTTCCAGTTCAGCTACCTCATCTTCCTCTTCGCCTTCTCTCTCCTCTCGACCGCCGCCGTGGTCTTCACCGTCGCTTCTCTCTACACCGGGAAGCCGGTCTCCTTCTCCTCCACCATCTCCGCCATCCCCAAAGTCTTTAAGCGACTTTTGATCACTTTCCTTTGGGTCGCTCTCTTGATGTTCGCTTACAACGCGGTCTTCTTTGTCTTCCTAGTGATCCTCTTCGTAGCTCTTGATATGAACAGTGTAGGCTTAGCGGTTATCGCCGGACTGTTGATCGCTGTTCTGTACTTCGGTGTTCATGTCTATTTCACTGCGTTGTGGCATTTAGGTAGCGTGATCTCTGTTCTTGAGCCGGTTTATGGACTTGCCGCCATGAGAAAAGCTTATGAGCTTCTCAAGGGGAAGGTTAAGATGGCCACGGGGTTGGTCTTTGTTTACCTTTTGCTCTGTGCGTTGATTGGGGTTACTTTTGGATCGATTGTGGTTCACGGTGGAGGAAAGTATGGGACTTTTACTAGGACTCTGGTTGGTGGTTTGCTTGTTGGTGTTCTTGTCGTGGTGAATCTTGTGGGTTTGTTGGTTCAGAGTGTGTTTTATTATGTTTGCAAGAGCTATCATCATCAGACGATTGATAAGACGGCTTTGTATGATCATCTTGGTGGGTATCTTGGTGATTATGTGCCTCTTAAGAGCAACATTCAGTTGGAGAATTTAGACATTTGA
- the LOC106350857 gene encoding putative F-box protein At1g30925: protein MESSKPVIFNPSTQHYVSLPKPRRRHCKYLGIFLGFDPIDNRFKVLWIRMTGKSTYKILTLGTGEMRWRNIQSPLNHEAYKPSICINGVLYYLALALSSSDSSHAPVLVCFDVRSEKLKFIDAEFFAYFRTKFINYKGRFRVSQWKNDVDGNIAELRVWVLQDIEKQKWSKNVYTLPAISELVGVAGATSTGDIVLSMGYRTSKPFYVSYFNLERNTLQSVEIQGFGECSDEDRYSVSVFVDYVEDLNLNDAKYFN from the coding sequence ATGGAGAGTTCAAAGCCTGTGATATTTAACCCTAGTACGCAACACTATGTTAGCTTACCTAAACCGAGAAGGAGACACTGCAAATACTTGGGAATCTTTTTAGGGTTTGATCCGATTGACAATCGATTCAAGGTATTATGGATCAGGATGACTGGTAAATCTACTTATAAAATTCTGACATTAGGAACTGGGGAAATGAGGTGGAGGAATATCCAATCCCCCTTGAACCATGAGGCTTATAAACCATCTATATGCATCAATGGGGTTTTGTATTACTTAGCTCTAGCTTTAAGCTCGAGTGATTCGTCTCATGCTCCTGTGTTAGTTTGCTTTGATGTTAGGTCTGAGAAATTAAAGTTTATTGACGCAGAGTTCTTTGCTTATTTTCGTACTAAATTTATAAACTACAAAGGTAGATTTCGTGTGTCTCAATGGAAGAATGATGTTGATGGCAATATCGCTGAGTTGCGTGTGTGGGTCTTACAGGATATAGAGAAACAGAAATGGTCCAAAAATGTCTACACTTTGCCGGCTATTAGTGAACTTGTTGGTGTCGCCGGAGCAACATCTACAGGTGATATTGTTTTGTCGATGGGATATCGTACATCTAAACCATTTTATGTTTCCTACTTCAATCTCGAAAGGAACACTCTCCAGAGTGTTGAAATCCAAGGTTTTGGAGAATGCAGTGATGAGGATAGATATAGCGTTTCTGTGTTCGTGGACTATGTAGAGGATCTTAATCTCAATGATGCAAAGTACTTCAATTAG